Part of the Lebetimonas natsushimae genome is shown below.
TTAAAAAACTTAGACATCCAAATATCGGTAAACTTCTTAAAAATTATATTGAAGGGTAATTTTTAGTGAAAAGTGAAAAGTTAAAAGTGGAAAATAAACAATGGGAATTGATTGAGAAGTTTTTAATTAAATTTATTTATGAGGAAATTACAAAAACTGGCATAAAAAAAGGTATTTGCGGACTTAGCGGCGGAATTGATTCAGCTGTGGTTGCAGTTTTGGCCAAAAAAGCCTTAGGTGATAATTTTAAAGCTTTTATGCTCCCTAGCCAGTTTTCTTCTCCTTCGAGTATAGAAGATGCAAAAGAATTGTGTAAAAAATTTGACATCGATTATGATATTATCTCGATTGCCCCGCTTCTTGAAGCTTATCCTATTAATGATAAAGTAAGACTTGGTAATTTTTCTGCAAGATTACGTATGGCTGTTCTTTATGACAAAAGTGCTGAACTTAACGCTTTAGTAATCGGGACAAGTAACAAAAGCGAATTAATGCTTGGATACGGAACATTGTGGGGAGATTTGGCAAGTGCCCTGAATCCGATAGGAGATTTATA
Proteins encoded:
- a CDS encoding NAD+ synthase, with the protein product MKSEKLKVENKQWELIEKFLIKFIYEEITKTGIKKGICGLSGGIDSAVVAVLAKKALGDNFKAFMLPSQFSSPSSIEDAKELCKKFDIDYDIISIAPLLEAYPINDKVRLGNFSARLRMAVLYDKSAELNALVIGTSNKSELMLGYGTLWGDLASALNPIGDLYKTEIFEFAKYLGVPESIINKPPSADLWKGQSDEKELGYSYSQIDPVLIEFVDNRATKEELLEKFDKNLVEFVLKKIYQNQFKRKMPIIAKLKSRTVGHDFLYERDIKL